From the genome of Pelobacter propionicus DSM 2379, one region includes:
- a CDS encoding IS4 family transposase — protein MHTGPTVFKQLLQFLPRYEFNLCVSRYRGEYREKKFSTYDQFLCLAYAQMAGRESLRDIETCLNSHQEKLYHIGFRGDVSRTTLADANERRDWRIFQDFGHVLIGMAQRLYQSDAIALELTQPLYAFDSTTIDLCLTLFPWAEFRKTKAAVKMHTLIDLRGPIPTWVSITTGKVHDVRMLDQLPVAKDAIYAMDRGYVDFARLFSIHKQGAFFVVRAKDNLKCKRLYSQPKDKETGVRADQIITLVTQKSKKGYPERLRRVSYVDKERNKRLVFLTNNFEIPAETVAAIYKQRWQVELFFKWIKQHLRIKSFIGTSINAVKSQIWVALCIYLLVAITKKKLGILCSLYTFLQILEVNLFEKKPISQLVTEALKQNSGPYDYNQLNLFDY, from the coding sequence ATGCACACCGGTCCAACCGTTTTCAAGCAGCTTCTGCAGTTCCTGCCCCGGTACGAATTCAATCTCTGCGTTAGCCGATACCGAGGTGAATATCGGGAGAAGAAGTTCTCGACCTATGACCAGTTCCTTTGCCTGGCATATGCCCAAATGGCAGGGCGCGAGAGCCTACGGGATATCGAAACCTGCCTGAACTCTCACCAAGAGAAGTTGTACCACATCGGCTTCCGTGGAGATGTCTCCCGCACAACCCTTGCCGATGCGAACGAGCGCAGAGACTGGCGCATCTTCCAGGACTTCGGCCATGTGCTGATCGGCATGGCGCAAAGGCTTTACCAGAGTGACGCCATCGCCCTTGAGCTTACTCAACCGCTCTATGCCTTCGACTCGACGACCATTGACCTGTGTCTTACGCTGTTCCCGTGGGCCGAGTTCCGCAAGACCAAGGCCGCGGTCAAGATGCATACGCTCATTGATCTGCGCGGCCCCATCCCGACCTGGGTATCGATTACCACCGGCAAAGTGCACGACGTCAGGATGCTGGATCAGTTGCCGGTTGCAAAGGATGCCATTTACGCGATGGACAGGGGCTATGTCGATTTTGCCCGACTCTTCTCCATCCACAAGCAGGGAGCATTCTTTGTCGTCCGGGCCAAGGACAACCTGAAATGCAAACGACTATATTCCCAGCCGAAGGACAAGGAAACGGGCGTGCGGGCAGATCAGATCATCACCTTGGTGACGCAGAAGTCGAAAAAGGGATATCCGGAAAGGCTACGCCGGGTCAGCTATGTTGACAAAGAGCGGAACAAACGACTCGTGTTTCTCACGAACAACTTCGAGATCCCGGCAGAGACCGTAGCCGCGATTTACAAGCAGCGTTGGCAAGTGGAGTTGTTCTTCAAATGGATCAAACAGCACCTGCGGATCAAGTCGTTCATCGGCACGTCGATCAATGCCGTAAAGAGCCAGATATGGGTTGCCTTGTGCATCTACCTGCTGGTCGCGATCACTAAAAAGAAGCTGGGCATTCTGTGTTCGCTCTACACTTTTCTACAGATTCTGGAGGTCAACTTGTTCGAGAAAAAGCCCATTTCACAGCTGGTTACGGAAGCTCTCAAGCAAAATTCCGGCCCCTATGACTACAACCAGCTGAACTTATTCGACTATTAA
- a CDS encoding methyl-accepting chemotaxis protein, with product MPFIRNIKLSAKFALFGSIITVLLFLATLVSYHGMSGTTERFDRFTSKYQALALVCSEMHTQGLQAEQACRNVILSPSDEKALSNYKTASEKFLEMQKEAIVIAKGIDDYEKQLQNIPALWQENGAVKDEIIKLAKDGMQAEAVEILIKKETPKWREIKNQIIAVQGALKKKTAAEHIELKTFVSRTFYQTIATLGIVIIIMILLLIVFWKIMQASFNKTINHLNTLASGDFTANYETATRDEFGQLMSASRVVSENMHSIISQISNTSTQIASASSQLHATAERIATGSEEVASQASTVATAGEEMSATSSDIAHNCQMAAEGAQCASQTACEGAAVVQRTVSVMEQIAAKVQESAKTVESLGARSDQIGNIIGTIEDIADQTNLLALNAAIEAARAGEQGRGFAVVADEVRALAERTTRATKEIGEMIKAIQKETKGAVAAMEQGVQQVESGTEEAARSGEALQDILQQVNDVAMQINQVATAAEEQTATTSEISSNMQQITEVVHQTSQGAVESATAAAQLNKTAEELQHLVRQFKL from the coding sequence ATGCCGTTCATAAGAAACATTAAGTTGTCGGCCAAGTTTGCTCTTTTCGGGTCAATTATTACTGTATTGCTATTTCTTGCAACACTGGTTTCCTATCACGGAATGTCAGGTACTACAGAACGTTTTGATCGATTTACGAGCAAGTATCAGGCACTGGCTCTGGTGTGCAGTGAGATGCATACGCAGGGACTTCAGGCAGAGCAAGCGTGTCGCAACGTTATTTTAAGTCCATCTGATGAGAAGGCACTATCTAATTATAAAACAGCGTCGGAAAAATTTCTTGAAATGCAAAAGGAAGCGATAGTCATAGCCAAGGGTATTGATGACTATGAAAAGCAACTACAGAACATTCCGGCACTCTGGCAGGAAAACGGTGCCGTTAAAGATGAGATTATTAAGCTTGCAAAGGATGGTATGCAAGCTGAGGCTGTCGAAATATTAATTAAAAAGGAAACTCCAAAATGGCGTGAAATAAAAAACCAGATCATCGCGGTGCAGGGCGCCCTGAAAAAGAAAACTGCGGCAGAACATATTGAACTGAAAACTTTTGTAAGTCGCACCTTCTATCAAACTATCGCAACTCTTGGAATTGTAATTATAATAATGATTTTACTGTTAATTGTTTTCTGGAAAATCATGCAAGCGTCTTTCAATAAAACAATTAACCATTTGAATACGCTCGCTTCTGGTGATTTTACGGCAAATTATGAAACTGCGACCCGGGATGAATTTGGACAACTAATGTCAGCATCAAGAGTAGTGTCTGAAAACATGCATAGCATTATCAGCCAGATATCCAATACATCCACACAGATTGCCTCTGCTTCCTCTCAGCTACATGCCACCGCTGAGCGTATCGCTACCGGTTCGGAAGAGGTCGCTTCACAGGCGTCAACAGTTGCAACAGCCGGTGAAGAAATGTCCGCGACATCCAGTGACATTGCCCATAACTGCCAGATGGCTGCTGAAGGAGCGCAATGTGCCTCTCAGACTGCCTGCGAAGGTGCAGCGGTGGTACAAAGAACCGTATCTGTTATGGAGCAAATCGCTGCGAAAGTGCAGGAATCAGCCAAAACAGTGGAAAGTCTGGGTGCCAGAAGCGACCAGATTGGCAATATTATCGGTACAATTGAAGACATTGCCGACCAGACCAATTTGCTTGCACTTAATGCAGCTATTGAAGCAGCCCGTGCTGGTGAGCAGGGACGAGGGTTTGCTGTAGTTGCAGATGAAGTCCGTGCCCTCGCAGAAAGAACCACTCGTGCTACCAAAGAGATTGGTGAAATGATCAAGGCTATTCAAAAAGAAACCAAAGGTGCTGTTGCGGCTATGGAACAGGGGGTACAACAGGTAGAGTCCGGCACAGAAGAAGCTGCTAGATCAGGAGAAGCACTTCAGGATATTTTGCAGCAAGTTAATGATGTTGCCATGCAAATTAACCAAGTTGCTACAGCAGCTGAAGAGCAAACAGCAACAACCAGCGAAATATCAAGCAATATGCAACAGATTACAGAAGTTGTACACCAAACATCGCAAGGAGCAGTTGAATCAGCGACTGCTGCAGCACAACTAAATAAAACTGCTGAAGAGCTGCAACATTTGGTTCGACAGTTTAAGCTGTAA
- a CDS encoding helix-turn-helix transcriptional regulator — protein MASPVNRTYLRQTRDAVELLGKLIRLGRKERKMTEEELSGRAGISRRTLQKIERGDPKCEIGLVFEVAHIVGVKLFSDEENSIRYTFGRHIDDKLALLPKRVRKTVKVNDDF, from the coding sequence ATGGCCTCTCCAGTTAACCGCACATATCTCCGTCAGACCCGGGATGCAGTTGAACTGTTGGGCAAGCTCATCCGGCTTGGCAGGAAAGAACGCAAGATGACCGAGGAAGAGCTGTCCGGACGGGCGGGGATTTCCAGAAGGACCTTGCAGAAGATCGAGCGTGGTGATCCGAAGTGTGAGATCGGTTTGGTGTTTGAGGTTGCCCACATCGTCGGGGTGAAACTTTTCAGCGATGAGGAAAATTCGATCCGCTACACTTTCGGCAGGCACATTGACGATAAGCTGGCCTTGCTGCCCAAGCGGGTTCGTAAGACAGTAAAGGTCAATGATGATTTCTGA
- a CDS encoding TetR/AcrR family transcriptional regulator codes for MESRTRNLPADERRLVTVEAVVELARSQNPGDITTAAIAKQMNLTQGALFRHFPSKEAIWQAVMEWVAERLLKRIDQAAEGIDSPVAAMQAMFMSHVEFVIEHPGVPRMMFGELQRAEATPAKRMVQTLLHSYGKRLQDLIERGKSLGELAPDLESGPAATMFIGMIQGLVMQSMISGDMEQMRGEAPHLFALYRRGIRSAV; via the coding sequence ATGGAGAGCCGAACAAGAAATCTTCCGGCTGATGAACGACGCTTGGTAACGGTCGAAGCGGTTGTCGAGCTCGCCCGTTCACAAAATCCGGGAGACATCACAACAGCCGCCATTGCAAAGCAGATGAATCTGACTCAGGGGGCGCTGTTCCGTCATTTCCCCAGTAAAGAGGCAATCTGGCAGGCTGTCATGGAATGGGTGGCCGAGCGACTCCTCAAGCGAATCGATCAGGCTGCCGAAGGAATTGACTCCCCGGTCGCGGCGATGCAGGCGATGTTCATGAGTCACGTAGAATTTGTGATCGAGCACCCCGGCGTGCCGAGAATGATGTTCGGTGAGCTTCAACGGGCTGAAGCAACTCCGGCCAAACGGATGGTGCAGACTCTGCTCCACAGTTACGGCAAGCGTCTGCAGGATCTTATTGAACGGGGCAAGTCGCTCGGAGAACTCGCTCCCGATCTGGAAAGCGGACCCGCTGCAACCATGTTCATCGGCATGATCCAGGGACTGGTCATGCAATCTATGATCTCCGGGGACATGGAACAGATGCGCGGCGAAGCTCCGCACCTGTTTGCCCTGTACCGGCGCGGAATCAGGAGCGCCGTATGA
- a CDS encoding efflux RND transporter periplasmic adaptor subunit: MKSLPMPGRTLALAAVIIPLLALFIYVGFRSGPLAPVSVTTATVTKRTITPALYGIGTVEARYSFKIGPTFAGRIKQINVNVGDHVTAGQLLGEMDPVDLDDRVRSLESTFNRATAALREAEARHAYALKQAKRYEGLLASGAVSEEIVATKLQELQVADAALSAAREDTARVRSDREALVAQRNNVRLVSPKGGIVARRDAEPGSTVVAGQTVVEIVDPDTLWVNARFDQTSASGLSGGLPARIVLRSREGVVLKGRVLRIEPKADSVTEEMLAKISFDSFPKPLPPLGELAEVTIDLPPVAPAPVVPNAAIRRLGDQTGVWRITGKAMSFVPIKQGQSDLSGAVQVREGLNTDDLVVLYSEKALTPRSRFRIVERIPGVPK, from the coding sequence ATGAAATCACTGCCAATGCCCGGTCGCACGCTTGCACTGGCTGCGGTCATCATTCCGCTGCTGGCGCTCTTCATCTACGTCGGCTTTCGTTCCGGACCGCTTGCTCCGGTTTCGGTAACTACCGCAACAGTGACAAAGCGCACAATAACGCCGGCGCTGTACGGCATCGGTACCGTTGAGGCACGCTACAGCTTCAAAATCGGCCCAACCTTTGCCGGGCGGATCAAACAGATTAATGTGAATGTCGGTGACCATGTCACCGCAGGGCAGCTCCTCGGTGAGATGGATCCGGTTGACCTTGATGACCGGGTACGTTCACTGGAATCGACATTCAACCGGGCGACAGCGGCGCTGCGGGAAGCGGAGGCCCGTCATGCATATGCTCTGAAGCAGGCGAAGCGCTATGAGGGGCTGCTGGCATCCGGCGCAGTCAGCGAAGAAATCGTCGCAACAAAACTTCAGGAACTGCAGGTGGCGGATGCAGCCCTGAGCGCTGCCAGAGAGGATACGGCACGGGTGCGTTCAGACCGGGAAGCGCTGGTGGCGCAGAGAAACAATGTGCGACTCGTCTCCCCGAAGGGGGGGATTGTCGCCAGGCGCGATGCGGAACCAGGAAGCACCGTCGTTGCCGGACAGACCGTAGTGGAGATCGTTGACCCGGATACGCTCTGGGTCAACGCCCGTTTTGATCAGACAAGCGCATCCGGGCTTTCCGGCGGCCTGCCTGCCCGCATCGTGCTTCGTTCCCGTGAGGGTGTGGTGCTGAAGGGGCGCGTGCTGCGCATTGAACCGAAGGCGGATTCAGTAACCGAGGAGATGCTGGCGAAGATCAGCTTTGATTCATTTCCGAAACCGCTGCCGCCGCTTGGTGAACTGGCGGAGGTGACCATCGATCTGCCGCCGGTTGCTCCGGCGCCTGTGGTGCCCAATGCCGCCATCAGGCGATTGGGCGATCAGACAGGTGTGTGGCGCATTACCGGAAAAGCCATGAGCTTTGTGCCGATCAAACAGGGGCAATCCGATTTGAGCGGCGCTGTGCAGGTGCGCGAAGGTCTAAACACCGATGATCTGGTGGTACTCTACAGCGAGAAAGCGCTGACGCCGCGCAGTCGCTTCCGTATCGTTGAGCGTATCCCGGGAGTGCCGAAATGA
- a CDS encoding ABC transporter permease — MISLAGRDILHAWGKFVFTGIGLGLLIGVTLTMAGVYRGMVDDGKALLDNSGADLWVVQKDTLGPYAESSSVYDDIYRGILNMPGVARAANVTYLTMQIRKGGSDVRAMVVGIAAGEPGVNPGWPPYLVSGRQITRGHYEAVADIAAGFRLGDTITIRRNQYTVVGLTRRMVSSSGDPMVFIPLKDAQTAQFLKDNDAILQSRRRSEANPAFNQPGVPNLLDAVIASQSSNSFVNAVLVTLKPGYGSDEVAQSIRRWKRLTVYTRAEMERILVGKLIATSAKQIGMFLVILAVVSAAIVAFIIYTLTMDKIREIAVLKLIGTRNRTIAAMILQQALALGIIGFVVGKITATFAAPYFPKYVLLMPLDSLAGFIIVQLICVVASIVAIRMALKVDPAEAIGG, encoded by the coding sequence ATGATCAGCCTGGCCGGCCGTGACATCCTTCACGCCTGGGGGAAATTTGTTTTCACCGGCATCGGTCTCGGACTGCTGATCGGCGTGACGCTCACCATGGCGGGGGTGTACCGGGGCATGGTTGATGACGGAAAAGCCCTGCTCGACAACAGCGGCGCCGACCTGTGGGTAGTACAGAAGGACACCCTTGGCCCCTATGCCGAATCCTCCAGCGTCTACGACGACATCTATCGCGGAATCCTGAACATGCCGGGGGTGGCACGGGCGGCAAATGTCACTTATCTGACCATGCAGATACGCAAGGGGGGATCGGACGTACGCGCCATGGTCGTCGGCATCGCCGCAGGTGAACCGGGCGTCAACCCCGGCTGGCCGCCGTATCTGGTAAGCGGGCGCCAGATCACCCGTGGCCATTACGAAGCGGTGGCTGATATCGCCGCCGGTTTCAGACTTGGCGACACCATCACAATCCGCCGCAATCAGTACACCGTTGTCGGTCTGACCCGGCGCATGGTGTCGTCCAGCGGCGATCCGATGGTTTTTATCCCGCTCAAGGACGCCCAGACGGCGCAGTTTCTCAAGGATAATGACGCGATCCTGCAGAGCCGTCGCCGTTCCGAAGCCAACCCCGCTTTCAACCAGCCCGGTGTGCCGAATCTGCTGGATGCCGTCATCGCCTCGCAAAGCAGCAACTCCTTCGTCAATGCGGTGCTGGTCACACTGAAACCGGGGTACGGTTCTGATGAGGTCGCACAGTCCATCCGCCGCTGGAAGCGCCTGACCGTCTACACCCGCGCTGAAATGGAACGCATTCTGGTCGGCAAACTCATCGCCACGTCGGCGAAACAGATCGGTATGTTTCTGGTGATACTGGCCGTGGTCAGCGCCGCCATCGTCGCCTTTATTATCTACACGTTGACCATGGACAAAATCCGCGAGATCGCAGTATTGAAACTGATCGGCACCCGCAACCGCACCATTGCCGCCATGATCCTGCAACAGGCGCTGGCACTGGGCATTATCGGATTTGTGGTGGGGAAAATCACCGCCACCTTCGCGGCGCCCTATTTCCCGAAATATGTGCTTCTGATGCCGCTGGACTCCCTTGCCGGATTTATTATTGTCCAGCTTATCTGCGTGGTGGCGAGCATCGTCGCCATTCGCATGGCATTGAAGGTAGATCCGGCTGAGGCTATCGGGGGATGA
- a CDS encoding ABC transporter ATP-binding protein codes for MSGTGIVIEGLRKRYGEGDAAVDALKGVDMRVAPGEVVGLIGPSGSGKSTLLKCLGAVTEPTAGRMTLGGEVIFEDGWKVRDLRALRRDRIGFVFQAPYLIPFLDVTDNVALLPMLAGVPNGESRSRALELLTALDVHHRAKAMPSRLSGGEQQRVAIARGLVNRPPVILADEPTAPLDSERAMAVVRILNTMARTFQTAIIVVTHDEKIIPTFKRIYHIRDGVTHEEAGEGREF; via the coding sequence ATGAGCGGTACCGGCATAGTTATAGAAGGGTTACGCAAACGCTACGGTGAAGGCGACGCAGCTGTCGATGCCCTGAAAGGGGTTGATATGCGGGTCGCTCCCGGCGAGGTGGTGGGTCTGATCGGTCCTTCCGGTTCCGGCAAAAGCACCCTACTCAAATGCCTGGGGGCGGTGACTGAGCCGACAGCCGGACGAATGACACTGGGGGGCGAGGTGATCTTCGAGGACGGCTGGAAAGTCCGCGACCTGAGGGCTTTACGGCGCGACCGGATCGGCTTCGTCTTTCAGGCCCCCTACTTGATCCCGTTTCTGGATGTCACCGACAACGTGGCACTGCTGCCGATGCTGGCGGGTGTGCCGAACGGCGAATCGCGCTCGCGGGCTCTTGAACTGCTCACTGCGCTGGATGTGCACCACCGCGCCAAAGCGATGCCGTCACGCCTTTCCGGCGGCGAACAGCAGCGGGTTGCGATCGCCCGGGGCCTGGTCAACCGGCCGCCGGTGATTCTGGCCGACGAACCGACCGCACCGCTGGATTCAGAGCGTGCCATGGCGGTTGTCCGTATCCTCAACACCATGGCGCGCACGTTTCAGACCGCCATTATCGTCGTTACCCACGATGAGAAAATTATCCCCACCTTCAAGCGCATCTATCATATCAGGGACGGCGTGACCCATGAAGAGGCCGGCGAAGGGCGGGAATTCTAA
- a CDS encoding nuclear transport factor 2 family protein, with translation MRTVLCRFSILIAAILLSLSCTAWGAAGGISESESLAAAQAWAAALGRPDIAGLDELLHVDYMHIHATSMVESKAKFIGALKEGARRYEPFTIEDTRVRVFGDSAVVTGKFALKATMREKVIERINRFSLVIIKTPRGVRIASFQATSIPQEK, from the coding sequence ATGAGAACGGTACTTTGCAGATTTTCCATACTGATCGCGGCAATCCTTCTGTCACTCTCCTGCACGGCATGGGGGGCGGCCGGCGGCATAAGCGAATCTGAATCGCTCGCAGCCGCGCAAGCGTGGGCGGCGGCCCTTGGCAGACCCGACATTGCCGGACTGGATGAACTGCTGCACGTCGACTACATGCATATCCATGCAACATCGATGGTGGAGTCGAAGGCGAAGTTCATCGGCGCACTGAAGGAAGGGGCCAGGAGATATGAGCCCTTTACCATCGAAGACACCAGGGTGCGTGTATTCGGAGACTCCGCTGTGGTAACGGGAAAGTTCGCACTTAAAGCGACGATGCGCGAAAAGGTGATTGAACGGATCAACAGATTCAGTCTGGTTATCATAAAGACGCCTCGCGGAGTAAGGATTGCGTCGTTTCAGGCCACATCTATACCCCAGGAGAAGTGA
- a CDS encoding thioredoxin family protein: protein MIIEVLGVGCADCVKLYDNARKALEESGRQGEVLKVDGISGLLKYGILSPPALVVDGVVKCSGQLPSAAEIKEML, encoded by the coding sequence ATGATAATTGAAGTGCTGGGTGTCGGCTGCGCCGATTGCGTAAAATTGTACGATAATGCCAGGAAAGCTCTAGAAGAGAGCGGCAGGCAGGGGGAAGTGCTGAAAGTGGACGGGATTTCCGGGCTGTTGAAATACGGCATTCTCTCCCCGCCGGCACTGGTTGTTGACGGCGTGGTCAAATGTTCCGGCCAGCTCCCCTCTGCGGCCGAGATCAAGGAGATGCTATGA
- a CDS encoding thioredoxin family protein, with the protein MRSSIAAASVIVILAGTASAELPAANPAAVNQALASGKPTLIDFGLRTCAVCKKMAPYLESVASDYRGRANVLFIDVRTEQATAQRFRVQMLPTQIFINPQGKEVQRHTGYMDKEGIVKGLQSAGLK; encoded by the coding sequence ATGAGATCCTCTATTGCTGCTGCTTCCGTTATAGTGATCCTTGCCGGCACTGCCAGTGCCGAACTGCCTGCGGCGAATCCGGCGGCAGTCAATCAGGCTTTAGCATCCGGCAAACCGACGCTGATCGATTTCGGGCTCCGCACTTGTGCTGTCTGCAAAAAGATGGCTCCATACCTGGAATCCGTGGCCAGTGATTACCGGGGACGGGCCAATGTGCTGTTTATTGATGTGCGCACCGAGCAGGCAACTGCCCAGAGATTTCGTGTCCAGATGCTCCCTACCCAGATTTTCATCAATCCGCAGGGGAAAGAGGTGCAGCGACACACCGGTTACATGGATAAAGAGGGTATTGTCAAGGGTCTGCAGTCGGCTGGACTGAAATGA
- a CDS encoding cytochrome c biogenesis CcdA family protein, giving the protein MTFIGNIEQIIAAYPLLALGAVFLAGVISSASPCVLSTIPLVVGFVGGYSDGDRWKAFRYSLMFIIGLSLTFTAFGAAAGVLGTIFGVVGGWWYGVAGAVALVMGGQLMGLYTIRQPVKPDFKPKKGGMYGAFILGLFFGLVSSPCATPVMVVLLTVVAGKGQVLYGITLMFSYAVGHCMLMLAAGTFTGFVEAFFKTRGVLNASAWSRKASGIIISLAGAWLIWQAM; this is encoded by the coding sequence ATGACCTTCATAGGCAACATCGAGCAGATCATAGCTGCCTATCCGTTACTGGCCCTCGGGGCGGTATTCCTGGCGGGTGTTATCTCTTCAGCGTCTCCCTGCGTCCTGAGCACCATCCCGCTGGTGGTCGGCTTCGTCGGCGGGTACAGCGACGGTGATCGCTGGAAGGCGTTCCGCTACTCCCTGATGTTTATCATCGGGTTATCACTAACCTTCACTGCCTTCGGAGCTGCTGCCGGAGTACTGGGTACCATCTTCGGGGTGGTTGGAGGCTGGTGGTATGGTGTCGCAGGTGCCGTCGCACTCGTCATGGGCGGCCAGTTGATGGGGCTTTATACAATCCGTCAACCGGTGAAACCCGATTTCAAACCAAAAAAGGGGGGCATGTACGGCGCATTCATTCTCGGACTGTTTTTCGGTCTTGTATCTTCACCCTGCGCCACACCGGTGATGGTTGTTCTGCTGACCGTTGTTGCCGGCAAAGGACAGGTGCTCTACGGCATCACCCTGATGTTCAGTTATGCCGTCGGCCATTGTATGCTGATGCTTGCAGCCGGTACATTTACCGGATTTGTGGAAGCATTTTTCAAGACGCGCGGAGTTCTCAATGCTTCGGCCTGGAGCAGGAAAGCAAGCGGCATCATAATCTCGCTTGCCGGAGCCTGGCTCATCTGGCAGGCGATGTAG
- a CDS encoding magnesium chelatase subunit ChlI family protein, with the protein MDRIDIHIEVPAVKYRELAEQSEGESSAVIAKRVEAARGIQLERFKGTKVHCNAHMNPRQIRKFCEPDAAGHRLLEMVTERLGFSARAYTRILKVARTIADLEYSESVREQHLAEAIQYRSLDRKTS; encoded by the coding sequence ATGGACCGGATCGACATCCACATCGAAGTTCCTGCTGTAAAATACCGGGAGTTGGCAGAACAATCCGAAGGCGAGAGTTCAGCAGTTATTGCCAAGCGTGTCGAAGCGGCACGGGGTATTCAGCTTGAACGTTTCAAGGGAACCAAGGTCCACTGCAACGCCCACATGAATCCCCGGCAGATACGAAAATTTTGTGAACCCGATGCAGCTGGACACCGTTTGCTTGAGATGGTGACGGAGCGGCTCGGCTTCTCAGCCAGGGCTTATACCCGGATACTGAAGGTTGCCCGCACGATTGCTGATCTTGAATACTCTGAATCTGTCAGGGAGCAGCATCTTGCCGAGGCGATCCAGTACAGGAGCCTGGACAGGAAGACGTCCTGA
- a CDS encoding helix-turn-helix domain-containing protein, with product MLTFLYNSYTKRHSFSIKITTEKQQLPGYPTNPITIGDHIRKRRMDLGLLQREVAEIVGVTESSVWNWEHGTEPELQYNPKIINFLGYAPFDCPDDTVGRLAWYKRAMGMNLDRLGEVMGCDPEQLSDWLSGRHKPFRKSLEKIERFLGREIGGTEWLSCSIKLIVQNY from the coding sequence GTGTTAACCTTTCTCTACAACTCTTATACAAAACGGCACTCGTTCTCAATTAAAATTACCACCGAAAAACAGCAGCTTCCCGGCTATCCCACCAATCCCATCACCATCGGTGACCACATCCGCAAACGGCGCATGGACCTCGGTCTCCTCCAACGTGAGGTCGCCGAGATCGTCGGTGTAACTGAATCTTCAGTCTGGAATTGGGAACATGGCACCGAACCGGAACTGCAATATAACCCTAAAATCATTAATTTTCTAGGCTATGCTCCGTTCGATTGTCCAGATGACACTGTGGGGCGACTTGCGTGGTACAAGAGAGCGATGGGGATGAATCTTGATCGCCTTGGGGAAGTTATGGGGTGCGATCCCGAACAGCTCTCCGACTGGTTGAGCGGCCGGCACAAGCCGTTCCGGAAGAGTTTGGAAAAAATCGAGCGGTTTCTTGGGAGGGAAATCGGAGGTACAGAATGGCTGTCATGTTCAATAAAATTGATTGTTCAAAATTATTGA
- a CDS encoding WCX domain-containing protein, whose product MQDNRRLRWCLNGFGAEVEVLEPAELRKEFAESACCLRNVWMPPLFNML is encoded by the coding sequence GTGCAGGACAATCGCCGGCTCCGGTGGTGTTTGAATGGGTTCGGCGCCGAGGTGGAAGTGCTGGAGCCGGCAGAACTACGGAAAGAGTTCGCAGAGTCAGCATGTTGCCTCAGAAATGTATGGATGCCCCCGTTGTTCAATATGTTGTAA